In Oculatellaceae cyanobacterium, the following proteins share a genomic window:
- a CDS encoding ribonuclease R family protein: MLINTEPGISKLVEKGTLIEFWQNGERRLAVIDRPEGKKHWIAIDVRSQSHTLHPRKITYEVKGQTYKPSDIPSFLAEVQPLLDPSSVEVAWELLVEDGETFDPATLASILFSDQSPPYSYAAYLLLSEDKIYFKNKGDGYEPRSATQVAELKHQIEVGEQRRREQEDFLTRIQQALSGEVVNWQDSDRTRLDAVERFALQPETASRPAQDILAAIGRPQNAQSAFDLLVDIGLWSPHENLSLRRSQIPVQFPNKVVEVTQLMVENPPADPDSNRLDLTHLKVYTIDDESTQEIDDGLSVETLADGRQRLWIHIADPSRLVSPGDDLDLEARRRTTTLYLPTGMIPMFPPDLATGPMSLVQGKLCYALSFGVILDQSGGVEEYRIHPASVKPTYRLTYEDVDEMLQLGVQAEPEIADIAALARLRQSWRQSQGSINISMPEASIKVYGDEITINVLEDSPSRQLVAEMMILAGEVAGRYGQDHQLPLLYRSQPQPELPPQEELLQLPAGPVRFCAMRRCMPRSEMSVTPARHASLGLETYTQVTSPIRRYSDLLAHFQIKAHLRGEPLPFSAEKLQEIVLSVSSSAYEATLVERQTNRYWGLEYLRRHAGEVWQAQMLRWLREDDNLGLILLEDLGLELAMRFKRSLHPGDRLEVQVSHADPRQDVIHLRESVNEAQVAINN, translated from the coding sequence GTGTTAATTAATACAGAACCGGGGATATCGAAACTGGTGGAGAAGGGAACATTAATCGAATTTTGGCAAAATGGAGAGCGCCGTCTGGCTGTTATAGACCGTCCAGAGGGCAAAAAGCACTGGATTGCGATCGACGTTCGTAGTCAATCCCACACCCTTCATCCCCGGAAAATTACCTATGAGGTTAAGGGTCAAACATACAAACCATCTGATATTCCCAGCTTTTTGGCAGAAGTCCAACCACTGCTAGACCCATCAAGTGTGGAAGTAGCATGGGAACTTTTGGTAGAAGATGGAGAAACGTTTGACCCAGCAACCCTAGCTTCAATACTGTTTTCAGATCAAAGTCCTCCCTACAGCTATGCAGCTTACTTATTGCTGTCAGAGGATAAGATTTATTTTAAGAATAAGGGGGATGGCTATGAACCCCGTAGTGCTACTCAGGTAGCAGAATTAAAGCATCAAATCGAAGTTGGGGAACAACGACGACGAGAGCAAGAAGATTTTTTAACACGAATACAGCAAGCATTAAGTGGTGAAGTAGTAAACTGGCAAGATAGCGATCGCACTCGACTTGATGCTGTAGAAAGATTTGCCCTGCAACCAGAGACGGCATCTCGTCCGGCGCAAGATATCTTAGCAGCGATAGGACGACCTCAAAACGCTCAAAGCGCCTTCGATTTACTGGTAGATATAGGTTTATGGAGTCCTCACGAAAACCTGTCCTTGCGCCGTAGTCAAATTCCTGTGCAGTTTCCTAATAAGGTAGTAGAAGTGACTCAGCTAATGGTGGAAAATCCACCCGCAGATCCCGACTCAAATCGCTTGGATCTCACACATCTCAAGGTTTATACTATTGACGATGAAAGTACCCAAGAGATTGACGACGGCTTAAGTGTGGAAACTTTAGCTGATGGTCGTCAGCGCCTATGGATACACATTGCTGATCCAAGTAGATTAGTATCGCCAGGAGATGACCTAGACCTCGAAGCACGTCGGCGTACTACGACACTATACTTACCCACAGGGATGATTCCCATGTTTCCGCCAGATTTGGCAACGGGGCCAATGAGCTTGGTTCAGGGTAAGCTTTGTTATGCTTTGAGTTTTGGCGTAATTTTAGATCAATCTGGTGGTGTTGAGGAATATCGTATTCATCCTGCCTCGGTGAAGCCAACTTATCGTCTGACTTATGAAGATGTAGACGAAATGCTACAGTTAGGCGTACAGGCAGAACCGGAAATCGCTGATATTGCTGCTTTAGCACGTCTGCGTCAATCTTGGAGACAATCCCAAGGTTCGATTAATATTAGTATGCCGGAAGCTTCGATTAAGGTATACGGTGACGAAATTACGATTAATGTATTAGAAGATTCACCTTCCCGTCAGCTTGTAGCAGAAATGATGATTTTGGCGGGTGAGGTTGCAGGTCGTTACGGTCAAGATCATCAATTACCTTTACTTTATCGCAGTCAGCCTCAGCCAGAATTGCCCCCACAAGAAGAATTGCTGCAACTGCCAGCAGGCCCAGTGCGTTTTTGTGCAATGCGGCGGTGTATGCCTCGGAGTGAAATGAGCGTTACCCCAGCACGACACGCGAGTTTAGGTTTGGAAACTTACACCCAAGTAACATCTCCTATCCGTCGCTACAGTGATTTATTAGCTCATTTTCAGATTAAAGCTCATTTGCGCGGTGAACCGTTGCCATTTTCAGCAGAAAAGTTACAAGAAATTGTGCTAAGTGTTAGTAGTTCTGCTTATGAAGCTACTTTAGTAGAACGTCAGACAAATCGTTATTGGGGATTAGAATATCTCCGTCGTCATGCTGGCGAAGTTTGGCAAGCACAAATGCTGCGCTGGTTGCGCGAAGATGATAACTTGGGGTTGATATTGTTAGAAGATTTAGGTTTAGAATTAGCTATGCGTTTTAAGCGTTCTTTACATCCAGGCGATCGCTTAGAAGTACAAGTTAGCCATGCTGACCCTCGTCAAGATGTAATTCATTT
- the rpsR gene encoding 30S ribosomal protein S18: MTYFRKRLSPVKPDEPIDYKDVDLLRKFVTERGKILPRRISGLTAKQQRDLTLAIKRARLIALLPFINQEG, from the coding sequence ATGACCTATTTTCGCAAGCGCCTTTCCCCAGTTAAACCAGATGAACCCATCGACTACAAAGATGTCGATTTATTGCGTAAATTCGTGACTGAACGAGGTAAAATCTTACCTCGTCGCATTAGCGGTTTAACAGCAAAACAACAACGTGATTTAACTCTTGCTATTAAGCGAGCTAGATTAATTGCGTTATTGCCATTCATTAACCAAGAAGGCTAA
- the rpmG gene encoding 50S ribosomal protein L33 gives MAAKKGVRIIITLECTECRTNSNKRTPGVSRYTTTKNRRNTTARLEIKKFCRHCNTHTVHKEIK, from the coding sequence ATGGCAGCCAAAAAGGGAGTCAGGATTATTATTACGCTGGAATGCACTGAGTGTCGCACTAATTCCAACAAGCGAACACCAGGCGTTTCGCGCTATACAACGACAAAGAACCGCCGAAACACTACTGCAAGACTAGAAATCAAGAAGTTTTGTCGGCATTGCAACACCCATACAGTTCACAAGGAAATTAAGTAA
- a CDS encoding RDD family protein has translation MNDQPGYSRFPKVPIQRRVAAFIIDFLAVSILSVLLGGTLFANAVVFLLAWLVLRVVLVSKNQGQSLGRYALDMKVVNAKFGKTPGLVELGKREGIAGFVSMLALVGLIIGLKNAISLLLLISPLAADCGVAFTDPNLQQAFHDRISQTQVVATRRGFSLDLRIKKLLADTTRNMK, from the coding sequence ATGAATGACCAACCAGGCTACAGTCGCTTTCCCAAAGTGCCGATTCAGCGACGAGTTGCCGCTTTTATAATTGATTTTCTGGCAGTGAGTATCTTGAGCGTGTTACTGGGAGGAACTTTATTTGCTAACGCAGTAGTTTTCCTTCTGGCATGGTTAGTCTTGCGAGTAGTGCTAGTATCCAAAAATCAAGGGCAAAGTTTAGGTCGCTACGCCCTAGATATGAAAGTTGTTAATGCTAAATTTGGTAAAACACCAGGACTCGTAGAGCTAGGCAAACGAGAGGGAATTGCTGGATTTGTTTCTATGCTGGCGCTGGTTGGTCTAATTATTGGTCTGAAAAACGCTATTTCCTTATTGCTGCTAATTAGCCCTTTAGCTGCCGATTGTGGAGTAGCCTTTACCGATCCGAATCTGCAACAAGCATTTCACGATCGCATCAGTCAAACCCAAGTAGTAGCAACCCGTAGAGGCTTTTCCCTCGATCTAAGAATAAAAAAATTACTTGCTGATACTACCCGTAACATGAAATAA
- the glp gene encoding gephyrin-like molybdotransferase Glp codes for MLPVKEAEEIILGLVEPLDENQNYETVDLSSAVGRVLAAPVTSQLDFPHWDNSAMDGYAVRFADVQYANAQQPAVLEIVEEIPAGCQPQVVIKSGQAARILTGAVMPGGADTVVMQEQTRREGDRVFILAPPAQPEAFVRHQGAFYQAGTQLLPAGILLNAPEIAVLAAAQCHQLPVYRRLRVAIISTGDELVTPEQPLQAGQIVDSNQYALAALITQMGAIPVCLGIVPDQPQALKDAISQAISSADVVLSSGGVSVGDYDYVEQILAELGAEIHIRAVAVKPGKPLTVATFYGNELANPQPVLYFGLPGNPVSSLVTFWRFVLPALKKLSGLATGWEPVFIMARSRDDLRSDGKRETYLWGQLHLLDGVYEFQLAGGSHSSGNLINLAQTTGLAVLPVDNKFIPAGETVKILAINY; via the coding sequence ATGTTACCTGTAAAAGAAGCTGAGGAAATCATCTTAGGTTTAGTAGAACCTTTAGATGAAAATCAAAATTATGAAACCGTAGACTTGTCATCTGCCGTTGGTCGGGTTTTAGCAGCACCAGTAACTAGCCAGTTGGATTTTCCTCACTGGGATAACTCCGCGATGGATGGGTACGCGGTGCGGTTTGCGGATGTGCAATATGCTAATGCTCAACAGCCAGCAGTATTAGAAATTGTGGAGGAAATTCCAGCAGGTTGTCAGCCTCAAGTTGTAATTAAATCAGGGCAAGCGGCGCGAATTTTGACTGGTGCTGTCATGCCTGGGGGTGCTGATACTGTGGTAATGCAAGAGCAAACTAGAAGGGAAGGCGATCGCGTATTTATTCTCGCACCACCTGCACAACCCGAAGCGTTTGTACGTCATCAAGGCGCTTTCTATCAAGCAGGAACGCAATTATTACCTGCGGGTATACTTTTAAATGCCCCAGAAATTGCTGTGCTTGCTGCGGCACAGTGTCACCAGTTACCCGTCTATCGCCGTTTACGGGTGGCAATTATTTCTACTGGCGATGAATTGGTAACACCTGAGCAACCGTTACAAGCAGGTCAAATTGTAGACTCAAATCAGTATGCTTTAGCTGCTTTAATAACACAAATGGGCGCTATACCTGTGTGTTTAGGCATTGTACCCGATCAGCCACAGGCTCTTAAGGATGCGATCTCTCAAGCTATATCATCAGCAGATGTAGTACTTTCCTCCGGTGGTGTCTCAGTCGGAGATTATGATTATGTTGAGCAGATTTTGGCAGAGTTAGGGGCAGAAATTCACATCCGCGCTGTCGCGGTTAAACCTGGTAAGCCCTTGACAGTCGCTACATTTTATGGCAATGAATTAGCTAATCCTCAACCTGTATTATATTTTGGATTACCTGGAAATCCGGTTTCATCTCTAGTAACTTTTTGGCGGTTTGTACTACCTGCACTGAAGAAATTATCTGGACTAGCGACAGGGTGGGAACCAGTATTTATTATGGCGCGATCGCGTGATGATTTGCGTTCTGACGGCAAACGAGAAACTTATCTTTGGGGACAGTTGCATTTATTAGATGGAGTTTACGAGTTTCAGCTTGCAGGTGGTAGCCATAGTTCAGGTAATTTAATTAACCTAGCTCAAACTACTGGTTTGGCTGTTTTACCTGTAGACAATAAATTCATTCCTGCAGGGGAAACAGTCAAAATTTTAGCAATTAACTATTAG
- a CDS encoding DUF3011 domain-containing protein, whose product MSNRLPVIATAFAVVSLAIGTVVATPSSAAQIVRCESNNNQRRTCSADTRYGVRIVRQLSNSSCQGNWGYNINRIWVRNGCRAEFLIGSRQNDRYDRNNRSDRNDRYDRNDRYDRNDRYDRNNRSDRNHRYGR is encoded by the coding sequence ATGAGTAATCGCCTTCCAGTAATCGCTACCGCTTTTGCTGTTGTCAGCTTGGCTATAGGTACGGTTGTTGCTACGCCAAGCTCGGCAGCGCAAATTGTGAGGTGTGAAAGTAACAATAACCAGCGGCGTACTTGTTCAGCAGACACAAGATACGGTGTAAGAATTGTTAGACAACTTTCTAATAGCAGTTGCCAGGGGAACTGGGGTTATAACATAAATCGTATTTGGGTCAGAAATGGTTGTCGAGCCGAGTTTTTAATTGGAAGTCGCCAGAATGACCGATACGACCGGAACAATAGATCCGACCGCAACGACCGATACGATAGAAACGATCGCTATGACCGTAACGACCGATACGACAGGAATAATAGATCCGACCGCAATCACCGATACGGTAGGTAA
- a CDS encoding peptidoglycan-binding protein: MKLRDFLNTNTKYTVQQIASDRELAAQIQSILINVKLLDPPADGQFGRKSAVALRSFQILKQSWEDGDFGAATAEKLIQSKAEDLPSTPIKLQNFVGTNLKYSFEAVVDNLELAKQIQICLIRLKLLDPPADGKFGPITIQALKQFQLLTKINEPDYVGSVTAEKLIETKTEDLPTRSTSLNLSNDLASCIIKYMQHKGYYIATGSKRYNIVYVEGMNEDGSLNSDEPNCFNDRRILIQVINGVPVIVGNWQATTEPGSYYTYNPMNRKGAARILFGQYKAWQIGYHGNADRHQALVQTGNLTVCRDFNQDFKRTADRRDTGLFGINQHWGYDYPYNNVYKASAGCLVGRFRQGHREFMSIIKQDDRYQTNKEYLFYTTIIAGDDLVAKFPPKS; this comes from the coding sequence ATGAAGTTGCGAGACTTTCTGAACACCAATACAAAATACACCGTTCAGCAGATTGCCTCTGACCGAGAGTTAGCAGCACAAATCCAAAGCATTTTAATTAATGTTAAGCTGTTAGACCCTCCAGCAGATGGTCAGTTTGGGAGAAAATCCGCAGTAGCCCTGAGAAGTTTCCAAATTTTAAAACAATCTTGGGAAGATGGCGATTTTGGAGCAGCTACCGCTGAGAAGTTGATTCAAAGTAAGGCAGAGGATTTACCTTCTACACCGATCAAACTGCAAAACTTTGTTGGTACTAACTTGAAATACAGCTTTGAAGCTGTGGTTGATAATCTAGAACTAGCTAAACAAATCCAAATTTGTCTGATTAGATTAAAACTGTTAGACCCTCCTGCTGATGGCAAATTTGGCCCAATTACTATACAAGCTTTAAAACAATTTCAGTTGCTCACCAAAATTAATGAACCAGATTATGTGGGATCTGTAACTGCTGAAAAGTTGATTGAAACAAAGACAGAAGATTTACCTACTCGTAGCACGTCGCTTAATTTAAGCAATGATTTAGCAAGCTGCATTATTAAGTATATGCAGCACAAGGGGTATTATATTGCTACAGGTTCAAAAAGATACAACATTGTTTATGTTGAAGGCATGAATGAAGATGGCAGCCTCAACAGTGATGAACCTAACTGCTTTAATGATCGTCGCATACTGATTCAGGTGATCAACGGTGTCCCAGTAATTGTTGGTAACTGGCAAGCTACTACTGAACCAGGTAGCTACTATACCTATAATCCCATGAACCGTAAAGGTGCAGCCAGAATTTTGTTTGGACAGTATAAAGCATGGCAAATTGGGTATCACGGGAATGCTGACCGTCATCAGGCGCTTGTACAAACGGGAAATCTTACTGTTTGCCGTGACTTTAATCAAGATTTTAAGCGTACTGCTGACAGACGTGATACTGGTTTATTTGGTATAAACCAGCACTGGGGATATGATTATCCTTACAATAATGTTTACAAAGCAAGTGCTGGTTGCTTGGTAGGACGCTTTCGGCAGGGGCATCGAGAGTTTATGAGTATCATCAAGCAAGATGATCGCTACCAAACTAATAAAGAATATTTGTTTTATACAACAATTATTGCCGGGGATGATTTGGTAGCCAAATTTCCACCAAAATCTTAA
- a CDS encoding serine/threonine-protein kinase codes for MSYCINPDCPNPENSNHAETCQACGSRLLLRDRYRVVKALGQGGFGATFLAIDEALPGEPTSVIKQLRPTTTSPQVLEMARELFEREARTLGKIGNHPQVPRLLDYFEDYTQFYLVQEYVPGWTLQQEVKQGGPFSEAGVKQFLAEMLPVLQYIHSQQVIHRDLKPANMIRREQDRKLVLIDFGAVKNQVSQTAVFNSSDQTALTAYAIGTPGYAPPEQMAMRPVYASDIYALGVTCIYLLTGKSPKNLDYNPSTGEMLWYENLDISNQFADVLRKMLEVSVRHRYQSAEEVLNALEMAPYMDSLSQGLTTKPNQSHQSHQQTNRGYIPPSGDLSGLNSSINTSASSQLGMAIRARKAKMDQTGSPASPASPASPASPRAADFKNRGTASNRGMPGQDSATHPHRNVSHTTGIPKLPSKLDAPSVISSYNKGRRDFGEQNLSNLNLQKANLSGGNFHQANLTQTNFQGANLSNSDMGRTSLSGAILRDANLVRAYLSYADLEGADLRGADLSFAYLNYANLRGANLCGANLTGAKINEEQIAQAKTNWATVLPNGKRGFW; via the coding sequence ATGAGCTATTGCATAAATCCAGACTGCCCTAACCCAGAAAATTCCAATCATGCCGAAACTTGTCAGGCGTGTGGTTCTAGACTACTATTGCGCGATCGCTATCGAGTTGTCAAAGCACTCGGTCAAGGTGGTTTTGGAGCTACCTTTTTAGCCATTGATGAAGCACTCCCAGGCGAACCCACCAGCGTAATCAAGCAACTGCGACCGACAACGACTTCCCCCCAAGTACTAGAAATGGCACGGGAGTTGTTTGAACGAGAAGCTAGAACCCTGGGTAAGATTGGGAACCATCCCCAAGTACCAAGGCTGCTGGACTATTTTGAAGACTATACCCAGTTTTACCTGGTACAAGAATATGTACCAGGCTGGACGCTGCAACAAGAGGTAAAACAAGGTGGCCCCTTTAGTGAAGCGGGAGTTAAGCAATTCTTAGCTGAAATGTTACCAGTGCTGCAATACATCCATAGTCAGCAGGTAATTCACCGAGACCTCAAACCAGCTAACATGATTCGTCGGGAACAAGACCGCAAACTGGTTTTAATTGACTTTGGTGCTGTAAAAAATCAGGTTAGTCAGACAGCAGTATTTAATAGCTCAGATCAAACTGCTTTGACAGCTTACGCTATTGGCACGCCTGGTTATGCACCACCAGAACAGATGGCAATGCGACCAGTTTATGCTAGTGATATCTATGCCCTAGGCGTTACCTGCATTTATCTACTCACAGGAAAATCACCCAAAAACCTAGATTACAATCCCTCAACAGGTGAAATGCTGTGGTACGAAAACCTTGATATCAGCAACCAGTTTGCTGACGTGCTCAGGAAAATGTTAGAGGTTTCTGTCCGCCACCGTTATCAGTCTGCTGAGGAAGTTCTCAATGCACTAGAAATGGCTCCCTATATGGATAGCCTATCTCAAGGTTTGACGACTAAACCTAATCAATCTCATCAATCTCATCAACAAACGAATAGGGGTTATATCCCGCCATCTGGAGATTTAAGCGGATTAAATTCATCTATTAACACATCAGCTTCATCCCAGTTAGGAATGGCAATTCGAGCCAGAAAAGCCAAAATGGATCAAACGGGATCACCAGCATCACCAGCATCACCAGCGTCACCAGCGTCACCAAGAGCAGCAGATTTCAAAAATCGAGGTACAGCTAGTAATCGAGGTATGCCTGGTCAAGATTCAGCGACACATCCACATAGAAATGTCAGCCATACAACAGGGATACCTAAACTACCTTCTAAGTTAGATGCCCCAAGTGTAATTAGTTCTTATAACAAAGGCAGACGCGACTTTGGTGAACAAAATCTCAGTAATCTTAATCTGCAAAAAGCTAACTTGTCTGGAGGAAATTTCCATCAAGCTAACTTGACTCAAACAAACTTCCAGGGAGCAAATCTCTCTAATAGTGATATGGGACGAACCAGTTTAAGTGGAGCAATACTTAGAGATGCTAATTTAGTACGTGCTTATCTTAGTTATGCCGATTTGGAAGGAGCAGATTTACGTGGCGCAGATTTAAGTTTTGCATATCTCAACTATGCTAATCTCCGAGGTGCAAATTTGTGTGGGGCAAATCTAACTGGAGCCAAAATTAATGAGGAACAAATAGCTCAAGCCAAGACAAATTGGGCAACAGTTTTACCGAATGGTAAACGAGGTTTTTGGTAA
- the pheT gene encoding phenylalanine--tRNA ligase subunit beta codes for MRISLNWLRELVDVNIAPEELAQMLTLAGFEVEDLEDRRTWAEGVVVGKVISRQQHPNADKLSLCEVDVGNASGYLNIVCGAANVRADIYVPVATVGTYLPVIDLKIKPTKLRGVRSEGMICSLAEIGLMKESAGIHIFEGENLQIGADVRPLLDLDDVILDLSSTANRADALSMVGVAREVSALTGAALKLPQVAEATIPSEGNLQLKISEPKACPAYIGTAIANVKIAASPDWLQRRIQAAGVRPINNVVDITNYILLEWGQPLHAFDRDRLQSVAGGDDLAIGVRFANSGESFKTLDGQTRNLQSQNLIITANDQPVALAGVMGGEETEVYDGTENLILEAAIFDPVAIRRSARSQGLRTEASTRYERGVNQAELEIACNRAIALITELAGGTVVAQQFADFRPDKANWSRSIELRLERVNQVLGAVDLGDDQLGEVQPEDVERILTALGCTLQPTDREQVWMVTVPPYRYRDLDREIDLIEEVARLYGYGKFCDTLPSKTEAGYLSLDQQLVRQLREAFRAAGLTEVMHYSYAVAKSEDDTQVRIANPMFTEYSLLRSELVSGLINSFQYNLEQGNGALNAFEIGRVFWSDEEGLAEADSLAGILGGDPTEGKWIRGGREQAMTWFEAKGVLESVFQRLSVPVEYQPDRRDRRLHPGRTASLWIQGERLGTFGQLHPQLRQEKGLPDAVYAFDLDMDVLLNYLAEEQHLTPPFKAYSTYPAADRDIAFFAPVEVTVAEIERVIKKAGGGLLDAVELFDEYRGENVPSGQRSLALRLIYRVSDRTLTDEDVEPVHQKVRDQLVEKFRVNLRS; via the coding sequence ATGCGTATCTCTCTAAACTGGCTGCGGGAACTGGTTGATGTAAATATTGCTCCAGAAGAGTTGGCTCAAATGCTGACTTTAGCTGGGTTTGAGGTGGAAGATCTCGAAGATCGCCGTACTTGGGCGGAGGGTGTGGTTGTTGGCAAAGTAATCAGTCGCCAACAACACCCGAATGCCGATAAGTTAAGTTTATGTGAAGTTGATGTTGGCAATGCTAGTGGTTATTTAAATATTGTCTGTGGTGCTGCTAATGTGCGGGCGGATATTTATGTGCCTGTGGCAACTGTGGGTACTTATTTACCTGTGATTGATTTAAAAATTAAACCGACTAAGCTCAGGGGTGTGCGCTCAGAAGGCATGATCTGTTCATTAGCCGAAATCGGTTTGATGAAGGAATCAGCAGGAATTCATATCTTTGAGGGAGAAAATTTGCAGATAGGTGCAGATGTACGCCCTTTATTAGATTTGGATGATGTAATTCTAGATCTAAGTTCAACTGCAAATCGTGCTGATGCTTTGAGTATGGTGGGAGTGGCGCGCGAAGTATCGGCGCTTACTGGTGCTGCTTTAAAACTACCGCAGGTAGCAGAAGCAACGATTCCATCTGAAGGTAATTTACAGTTAAAGATTTCTGAGCCAAAAGCTTGCCCTGCTTATATTGGTACTGCGATCGCCAATGTAAAAATTGCTGCCTCACCTGATTGGTTACAGCGTCGTATACAAGCTGCTGGTGTCCGACCGATTAATAATGTTGTAGATATCACCAACTACATATTATTGGAATGGGGCCAGCCGCTTCATGCTTTTGATCGCGATCGCTTACAATCTGTTGCTGGTGGAGATGACCTTGCTATCGGTGTTCGCTTTGCTAATAGTGGTGAATCTTTCAAAACACTAGATGGTCAAACGCGCAACTTGCAATCACAAAATTTAATTATCACTGCCAATGATCAACCTGTTGCTCTTGCAGGTGTGATGGGTGGTGAAGAAACCGAAGTTTATGATGGCACTGAGAATTTAATTTTAGAAGCGGCAATTTTTGATCCAGTAGCAATTCGCAGATCTGCCAGGAGTCAAGGTTTACGGACAGAAGCTTCTACTCGTTATGAACGGGGAGTAAATCAGGCAGAATTAGAAATTGCTTGTAATAGGGCGATCGCACTCATTACTGAGTTAGCTGGCGGGACAGTTGTAGCCCAACAATTTGCTGACTTTCGACCCGATAAAGCTAACTGGAGTCGCTCAATTGAATTACGCCTAGAACGAGTTAACCAAGTTTTAGGGGCAGTAGACTTAGGAGACGATCAACTAGGGGAAGTCCAGCCTGAAGATGTTGAGCGGATTTTAACCGCCCTGGGGTGTACTCTCCAACCTACTGATCGAGAACAGGTTTGGATGGTGACAGTCCCACCATACCGTTATCGAGACTTAGACCGGGAAATTGATTTAATTGAAGAAGTTGCTCGTCTCTACGGCTATGGCAAATTCTGCGATACTTTGCCTAGTAAAACAGAAGCGGGATATCTATCTTTAGATCAGCAGTTAGTGCGGCAATTGCGCGAAGCATTTCGGGCAGCAGGACTAACAGAAGTAATGCACTACTCTTATGCGGTAGCAAAGTCTGAAGATGATACGCAGGTGAGAATCGCTAATCCGATGTTCACCGAATATTCACTTTTACGTTCTGAGTTAGTATCTGGTTTAATTAATTCTTTCCAGTACAATTTAGAACAAGGAAATGGTGCTTTAAACGCCTTTGAAATCGGTCGGGTTTTCTGGAGTGACGAAGAAGGTTTAGCTGAAGCAGATTCTTTAGCTGGAATTTTAGGCGGTGATCCTACTGAAGGAAAGTGGATCAGAGGAGGACGTGAACAAGCGATGACTTGGTTTGAAGCCAAGGGTGTGCTTGAAAGTGTATTTCAGCGTCTAAGTGTGCCAGTAGAGTATCAACCCGACAGACGCGATCGCCGCTTACATCCTGGGCGGACAGCATCTTTGTGGATACAAGGTGAACGTTTAGGTACTTTTGGACAATTACATCCCCAATTACGTCAAGAAAAAGGCTTGCCAGATGCAGTTTATGCCTTTGATTTGGATATGGATGTGTTATTGAACTATTTAGCTGAAGAGCAACATCTTACGCCGCCGTTTAAAGCTTATTCCACATATCCGGCTGCTGACCGAGACATTGCATTTTTTGCTCCTGTTGAGGTAACTGTTGCTGAAATTGAACGAGTGATTAAAAAAGCTGGTGGTGGTTTATTAGATGCTGTGGAACTGTTTGATGAATATAGGGGGGAAAACGTTCCATCTGGGCAAAGAAGTTTAGCACTGCGGTTAATTTATCGGGTAAGCGATCGCACTCTTACAGATGAAGATGTCGAACCAGTACATCAAAAAGTCCGCGATCAGTTAGTAGAAAAATTCCGAGTTAACCTCAGAAGTTAG
- a CDS encoding YciI family protein: protein MTKYVMWGSYCADVLEKRAPYRQAHLDGLAKQKEAGTLITIGPTKDLTKVFGIYEAPDEATVRQLVEADPYWQNGIWTEYDVLEWIQAL, encoded by the coding sequence ATGACTAAATATGTAATGTGGGGAAGCTACTGCGCGGATGTTCTAGAAAAACGTGCGCCTTACCGCCAAGCACATCTTGATGGACTTGCCAAGCAAAAGGAAGCTGGAACTTTAATTACCATTGGCCCTACTAAAGATTTAACTAAAGTTTTTGGTATTTACGAAGCACCGGATGAAGCTACTGTTAGGCAATTGGTAGAAGCTGACCCCTATTGGCAAAATGGTATCTGGACAGAATACGATGTACTTGAGTGGATTCAAGCTTTGTAG